In Pengzhenrongella sicca, a single genomic region encodes these proteins:
- a CDS encoding cystathionine gamma-synthase, translating to MSTPSSDLEPTHDWSAAAFATRAIHAGQDPDPATGAVVTPIYQVSTYKQDGVGGLRGGYEYSRSGNPTRTALEEALAAVEGGARGYAFSSGLAAEDTLLRAVLRPGDHVVVPNDAYGGTYRLVAKVFGPWGIAHTPVDLTDLDAVLAAIEPGRTKVVWVETPTNPLLGVSDIAAIAAMCRAAGVLLVVDNTFATPYLQQPLALGADVVVHSTTKYIGGHSDVVGGALVVGDGAQLPIGLVGPTGTTSLADAVGFHQNSSGAVAGPFDAWLTLRGLKTLAVRMDRHCANAAAVAAFLEAHPKVTQVIYPGLASHPSHEVAARQMSGFGGMVSFRTGDAETAVAMCGRTRVFTLAESLGGVESLIEHPARMTHGSVAGTALEVPDDLVRVSVGIEGIADLIADLEQALA from the coding sequence GTGAGTACTCCATCTTCTGACCTCGAGCCCACCCACGACTGGTCCGCCGCCGCCTTCGCGACCCGCGCGATCCACGCAGGCCAGGACCCGGACCCGGCGACGGGCGCCGTCGTGACGCCGATCTACCAGGTCTCCACGTACAAGCAGGACGGGGTCGGCGGGCTGCGCGGCGGGTACGAGTACTCCCGCTCCGGCAACCCGACCCGCACCGCGCTCGAGGAGGCGCTCGCCGCGGTCGAGGGCGGCGCCCGCGGGTACGCGTTCTCCTCGGGCCTCGCGGCCGAGGACACCCTGCTGCGTGCCGTGCTGCGCCCGGGCGACCATGTCGTCGTGCCGAACGACGCGTACGGCGGCACGTACCGCCTCGTGGCGAAGGTGTTCGGGCCGTGGGGAATCGCGCACACCCCGGTCGACCTGACCGACCTCGACGCCGTGCTCGCGGCCATCGAGCCCGGGCGCACGAAGGTCGTCTGGGTCGAGACCCCGACGAACCCGCTGCTCGGGGTCAGCGACATCGCCGCGATCGCCGCGATGTGCCGCGCCGCCGGCGTGCTGCTCGTGGTCGACAACACGTTCGCGACGCCGTACCTGCAGCAGCCGCTCGCGCTCGGCGCCGACGTCGTCGTGCACTCGACGACCAAGTACATCGGCGGCCACAGCGACGTCGTCGGCGGCGCGCTCGTCGTCGGCGACGGCGCGCAGCTGCCCATCGGCCTCGTCGGGCCGACCGGGACGACGTCGCTCGCGGACGCCGTCGGCTTCCACCAGAACTCCTCGGGCGCCGTGGCGGGCCCGTTCGACGCGTGGCTCACGCTGCGCGGGCTCAAGACCCTCGCGGTCCGGATGGACCGCCACTGCGCCAACGCCGCCGCCGTCGCGGCATTCCTCGAGGCACACCCGAAGGTCACGCAGGTGATCTACCCCGGGCTCGCGTCGCACCCCTCGCACGAGGTCGCGGCGCGCCAGATGAGCGGGTTCGGCGGGATGGTCTCCTTCCGCACGGGCGACGCCGAGACGGCCGTCGCGATGTGTGGCCGGACCCGCGTGTTCACGCTCGCGGAGTCGCTCGGCGGGGTCGAGTCGCTCATCGAGCACCCGGCGCGGATGACGCACGGGTCCGTCGCGGGCACCGCGCTCGAGGTGCCCGACGACCTCGTCCGGGTCTCGGTCGGGATCGAAGGGATCGCCGACCTGATCGCCGACCTGGAGCAGGCGCTGGCATGA
- a CDS encoding nitrilase-related carbon-nitrogen hydrolase has product MTVRVAVGQLAVSTDRAANLRQALAAADDAARAGADLLVLPEYSACFDPRGVGPEHAQALDGPYIGGLQAKAAAAGLAVIAGTTLPGENAGRAVNAVVAIDAAGAVAGVYRKIHLYDAFGQRESDLLEAGPAEAPPVVLAVAGLRFAVMTCYDLRFPELARRLVDAGGQVLVVPAAWAAGPLKAEHWRALAIARAIENTSAVVAVGQAGRGVVGRSLVVGADGVVQLELGAAPELACADLDPGALVAVRDRNPSLANRRYAVVPRTS; this is encoded by the coding sequence GTGACCGTCCGGGTCGCGGTCGGGCAGCTCGCGGTCAGCACCGACCGGGCGGCGAACCTGCGCCAGGCCCTGGCCGCGGCCGACGACGCCGCGCGGGCCGGCGCCGACCTGCTCGTGCTGCCCGAGTACTCCGCCTGCTTCGACCCCCGCGGCGTCGGACCCGAGCACGCGCAGGCGCTGGACGGGCCGTACATCGGCGGGCTGCAGGCCAAGGCCGCCGCGGCCGGGCTGGCCGTGATCGCCGGCACGACGTTGCCGGGGGAGAACGCCGGCCGCGCCGTGAACGCGGTCGTGGCGATCGACGCCGCCGGCGCGGTCGCGGGCGTGTATCGCAAGATCCACCTCTACGACGCGTTCGGCCAGCGCGAGTCCGACCTGCTCGAGGCCGGCCCCGCCGAGGCGCCGCCCGTCGTGCTCGCCGTCGCCGGGCTCCGGTTCGCGGTCATGACCTGCTACGACCTGCGGTTCCCCGAGCTGGCCCGGCGCCTCGTCGACGCCGGCGGTCAGGTGCTCGTGGTCCCGGCGGCATGGGCGGCCGGCCCGCTCAAGGCGGAGCACTGGCGGGCCCTCGCGATCGCGCGCGCGATCGAGAACACGAGCGCCGTCGTCGCGGTCGGCCAGGCCGGGCGGGGCGTCGTCGGCCGCTCACTCGTCGTCGGGGCGGACGGCGTGGTGCAGCTCGAGCTGGGCGCGGCACCCGAGCTCGCGTGCGCGGACCTCGACCCGGGCGCGCTCGTCGCGGTCCGCGACCGCAACCCGTCGCTGGCGAACCGGCGCTACGCCGTCGTGCCGCGCACGAGCTGA
- a CDS encoding FKBP-type peptidyl-prolyl cis-trans isomerase: MTATLPLASGSFGEKPALTFPATPAPPELEVVVLSPGDGALVEAGDDLVVNYLGQTWGGHVFDNSYDRGSSINFPIGVGAVIAGWDQGLVGQQIGARVLLSIPPHHGYGPRGMPQARIKGTDTLVFVVDILAVN; this comes from the coding sequence ATGACTGCCACCTTGCCGCTCGCGTCCGGTTCCTTCGGCGAGAAGCCCGCGCTCACGTTCCCCGCCACGCCGGCGCCGCCCGAGCTCGAGGTCGTCGTGCTCTCGCCCGGCGACGGGGCGCTCGTCGAGGCCGGCGACGACCTCGTCGTGAACTACCTCGGCCAGACGTGGGGCGGGCACGTGTTCGACAACTCCTACGACCGCGGCTCGTCGATCAACTTCCCGATCGGCGTCGGCGCCGTGATCGCGGGCTGGGACCAGGGCCTGGTCGGCCAGCAGATCGGCGCGCGCGTGCTGCTGTCGATCCCGCCGCACCACGGCTACGGCCCGCGCGGCATGCCGCAGGCCCGGATCAAGGGCACGGACACCCTCGTGTTCGTGGTCGACATCCTCGCGGTCAACTGA
- the ilvA gene encoding threonine ammonia-lyase: MTARTAAPAPAVTLEDVRAAARLLDGVATLTPVEESRGLSAIAGTRVVLKCENLQRAGSFKIRGAYVRMAQLTAAEQARGVVAASAGNHAQGVALAAQLLGIDAIVYMPTDAALPKIAATREYGAQVRLVGTTVDEALVAALAESCTTGAVLIHPFDHPDIVAGQGTLALEVLEQVPQVRTIIVPVGGGGLAAGVATVVRALRPDVRVVGVQAANAAAYPASIAVGHPVAATGMSTMADGIAVGTPGLVPFTLLQEAGTEVRTVSEEDLSRALLLIAERGKLLVEPSGAAAVAALMADPGGFEGPVVAILSGGNIDPLVLLRVVRHGLASAGRYLQCRVRIDDRPGSLASLLAEFAASGGNVMDVGHVRTGVDLAIDEVEIDVQLETKGPEHCHDVLEHIRAAGFRIVKQR; this comes from the coding sequence ATGACGGCCCGGACCGCGGCGCCGGCGCCGGCGGTCACGCTCGAGGACGTGCGCGCGGCCGCGCGGCTGCTCGACGGCGTCGCAACGCTGACCCCGGTGGAGGAGAGCCGCGGGCTGTCCGCGATCGCGGGCACCCGGGTCGTGCTCAAGTGCGAGAACCTGCAGCGCGCCGGGTCGTTCAAGATTCGCGGCGCCTACGTGCGCATGGCCCAGCTCACGGCCGCCGAGCAGGCCCGCGGCGTCGTCGCGGCGAGCGCCGGCAACCACGCGCAGGGGGTCGCGCTCGCGGCCCAGCTGCTCGGCATCGACGCGATCGTCTACATGCCGACCGACGCCGCGCTGCCCAAGATCGCCGCGACGCGCGAGTACGGGGCGCAGGTCCGGCTCGTCGGCACGACGGTGGACGAGGCGCTCGTGGCCGCGCTGGCGGAGTCGTGCACGACCGGGGCCGTCCTGATCCACCCGTTCGACCATCCCGACATCGTCGCGGGCCAGGGCACGCTCGCGCTCGAGGTCCTCGAGCAGGTGCCGCAGGTGCGCACGATCATCGTCCCGGTCGGCGGCGGCGGGCTCGCGGCGGGCGTGGCCACCGTGGTGCGGGCGCTGCGGCCCGACGTGCGCGTCGTCGGGGTCCAGGCGGCGAACGCGGCCGCCTACCCGGCGTCGATCGCCGTCGGGCATCCCGTGGCGGCGACCGGCATGTCGACGATGGCCGACGGCATCGCGGTCGGGACGCCGGGGCTGGTGCCGTTCACGCTGCTGCAGGAGGCGGGCACCGAGGTGCGCACCGTCTCCGAGGAGGACCTCTCGCGCGCGCTGCTGCTGATCGCCGAGCGCGGCAAGCTGCTGGTCGAACCGTCGGGCGCCGCCGCGGTGGCGGCGCTGATGGCCGATCCGGGCGGCTTCGAGGGCCCGGTCGTGGCGATCCTCTCGGGCGGGAACATCGACCCGCTCGTGCTGCTGCGGGTGGTCCGGCACGGCCTCGCCTCGGCCGGCCGGTACCTGCAGTGCCGCGTGCGGATCGACGACCGGCCCGGCTCGCTCGCCAGCCTGCTCGCCGAGTTCGCCGCGAGCGGCGGGAACGTCATGGACGTCGGGCACGTGCGCACGGGGGTCGACCTCGCGATCGACGAGGTCGAGATCGACGTGCAGCTCGAGACGAAGGGCCCCGAGCACTGCCACGACGTGCTCGAGCACATCCGCGCGGCCGGCTTCCGCATCGTCAAGCAGCGCTAG
- a CDS encoding alpha/beta fold hydrolase has protein sequence MDTFESSGHAGIRAAVQLLSRPEGRISFTVEGSGPLLVLVPGMGDLRSTWRDVGPRLVEAGYRVATTDLRGHGDGDVSFAHHGDVATGGDLIALVEHLDHGPAVLVGNSMGAASAAWVAAERPDLVAGLVLVAPLLRNPAQHPALAAALHLLYRGLFVRPWGAAAWAAYYRSPLSRGAKAPWLDEHVAEIRASLSRPGRLRAFRHLALQLTHAPVEARLGEVSAPAIAFFGSLDPDFVDPAAELAWIEETIAAQGVWIPGVSHYPQHQAPEVVVPATTAFLAGLPRDGARWAPGPRA, from the coding sequence ATGGACACCTTCGAAAGTTCCGGCCACGCGGGCATCCGCGCCGCGGTTCAGCTCCTGTCGCGGCCCGAGGGTCGCATCTCGTTCACGGTCGAGGGCTCCGGCCCGCTGCTGGTGCTCGTGCCCGGGATGGGCGACCTGCGCTCGACCTGGCGCGACGTCGGCCCGCGGCTGGTCGAGGCCGGCTACCGGGTCGCCACGACCGACCTGCGTGGGCACGGCGACGGCGACGTCAGCTTCGCGCACCACGGCGACGTCGCGACGGGCGGAGACCTGATCGCCCTCGTCGAGCACCTGGACCACGGCCCGGCCGTGCTCGTCGGCAACTCGATGGGGGCGGCGTCGGCGGCGTGGGTCGCCGCCGAGCGACCCGACCTCGTCGCCGGCCTCGTCCTGGTCGCGCCGCTGCTGCGCAACCCCGCCCAGCACCCGGCGCTGGCTGCGGCGCTCCACCTGCTGTACCGCGGCCTGTTCGTCCGGCCCTGGGGCGCGGCCGCCTGGGCGGCGTACTACCGCTCGCCGCTCTCGCGCGGCGCGAAGGCGCCGTGGCTCGACGAGCACGTCGCCGAGATCCGCGCGAGCCTGTCGCGCCCCGGCCGGCTGCGAGCGTTCCGGCACCTCGCGCTCCAGCTCACGCACGCCCCGGTCGAGGCCCGGCTCGGCGAGGTCAGCGCCCCCGCGATCGCGTTCTTCGGCAGCCTCGACCCGGACTTCGTCGACCCCGCGGCCGAGCTCGCGTGGATCGAGGAGACCATCGCCGCGCAGGGGGTCTGGATCCCCGGGGTCTCCCACTACCCGCAGCACCAGGCGCCCGAGGTCGTCGTCCCCGCCACGACCGCGTTCCTCGCCGGGCTGCCCCGCGACGGTGCCCGCTGGGCGCCCGGCCCGCGTGCCTAG
- a CDS encoding DUF4307 domain-containing protein — MSQSTVGRYGPAPTARRHRAAIAAAWIGGALALALVVWLGIGIVQDPVKWSDVGFSVKGAERVDVTFEVTKDPESTVECMVHALNRGYAEVGVIRVTAGPATTQTVRHTVTVATQELAVTGLVDSCEVVAAG, encoded by the coding sequence ATGAGCCAGTCGACGGTCGGCCGGTACGGCCCTGCGCCGACCGCGCGCCGGCACCGCGCCGCGATCGCCGCCGCCTGGATCGGTGGCGCGCTCGCGCTCGCGCTGGTCGTCTGGCTCGGCATCGGGATCGTGCAAGACCCCGTGAAGTGGAGCGACGTGGGCTTCTCGGTCAAGGGCGCCGAGCGCGTCGACGTCACGTTCGAGGTGACCAAGGACCCCGAGTCGACCGTCGAGTGCATGGTGCACGCCCTGAACAGGGGCTACGCAGAGGTCGGGGTGATTCGGGTCACCGCGGGGCCGGCCACGACCCAGACGGTGCGGCACACCGTCACCGTGGCCACCCAGGAGCTGGCGGTGACCGGGCTCGTCGACTCGTGCGAGGTCGTCGCGGCGGGCTGA
- the msrA gene encoding peptide-methionine (S)-S-oxide reductase MsrA, with product MFGSVLRTTMVTPERALRGRAGYTYPIPANHAVLGTPLQGPWPVGTAQLYLAMGCFWGAERAMWRLPGVVTTAVGYQGGFSPYPSYEEVCTGMTGHTEAVLVAYDPEVLTHTELLRAFWTSHDPTQGFAQGNDRGTQYRSALYTTDPEQAAAAESTRAVYQAELARAGYGAITTEVRPAAEAGEFFYAEGYHQQYLEKNPNGYCGLGGTGVSCPRPLSGV from the coding sequence ATGTTCGGATCTGTGCTGCGAACCACGATGGTCACGCCCGAGCGCGCGCTGCGCGGCCGGGCGGGCTACACCTACCCGATCCCCGCGAACCACGCCGTCCTCGGCACGCCGCTGCAGGGGCCCTGGCCAGTCGGCACCGCGCAGCTGTACCTCGCGATGGGGTGCTTCTGGGGAGCCGAGCGGGCGATGTGGCGCCTACCCGGGGTCGTGACGACCGCCGTCGGCTACCAGGGCGGATTCAGCCCGTACCCGAGCTACGAAGAGGTGTGCACCGGGATGACCGGGCACACCGAGGCCGTGCTCGTGGCGTACGACCCCGAGGTGCTCACGCACACCGAGCTGCTCCGGGCGTTCTGGACGTCGCACGACCCGACGCAGGGCTTCGCGCAGGGCAACGACCGGGGCACCCAGTACCGGTCGGCGCTGTACACCACGGACCCCGAGCAGGCGGCCGCGGCGGAGTCGACCCGGGCGGTGTACCAGGCCGAGCTCGCGCGCGCGGGCTACGGCGCGATCACGACCGAGGTGCGCCCGGCGGCCGAGGCGGGCGAGTTCTTCTACGCCGAGGGCTACCACCAGCAGTACCTCGAGAAGAACCCGAACGGGTACTGCGGCCTGGGCGGCACAGGCGTGTCCTGCCCGCGCCCGCTGAGCGGCGTCTAG
- the greA gene encoding transcription elongation factor GreA: MTETAAVTWLTQDAYDRLKAELDKLSGPGRADITEKIAAARDEGDLKENGGYHAAREEQAKMEARIRELEAKLRNVEIGVPRDDGVVEPGMVVTAVVAGDTMTFLLGSREIAGSTEIEVYSPTSPLGAAISGHKVSDKVSYTAPNGKEIAVKIVAAKPFTG, from the coding sequence ATGACCGAGACAGCTGCCGTCACATGGCTGACCCAGGACGCTTACGACCGGCTCAAGGCCGAGCTCGACAAGCTGAGCGGGCCGGGCCGGGCCGACATCACCGAGAAGATCGCCGCGGCGCGCGACGAGGGTGACCTCAAGGAGAACGGCGGGTACCACGCCGCCCGCGAGGAGCAGGCCAAGATGGAGGCTCGCATCCGCGAGCTCGAGGCCAAGCTCCGCAACGTGGAGATCGGGGTCCCGCGCGACGACGGCGTCGTCGAGCCGGGCATGGTGGTCACGGCTGTCGTCGCGGGCGACACGATGACGTTCCTGCTGGGCTCGCGCGAGATCGCCGGGTCCACCGAGATCGAGGTCTACTCGCCTACGTCACCCCTCGGTGCCGCGATCAGCGGGCACAAGGTGTCCGACAAGGTGAGCTACACGGCCCCGAACGGCAAGGAGATCGCGGTCAAGATCGTCGCGGCGAAGCCCTTCACCGGCTGA
- a CDS encoding AI-2E family transporter codes for MSETAVPEPDVAAPAASAAGATSAGPAAGRSMAESLPRSVQVSAAWSWRLVVIVAATAGALWLISYFKVLVVAVLVALLLSVLLAPVATFLRERARFPRAVASATSVVALLGVVAGLLTLAGNSIANGFADLASQAEAGIETTTSWLAQGPLQLSATQIDGFVTQISDSLSANSSSLLSGALSVTTTLGHVATGALIALFCTLFFLIDGARVWAWLIGLLPNEAREPTHQAGRRGLVALGAYTRTQILVALVDAVGIGIGAAILQVPLALPLATLVFIGSFIPIVGALVTGAVAVLVALVAHGPLVALLMFAVVLLVQQIEGHVLQPLLMGHAVSLHPVAVILAVAGGTMAAGIVGALFAVPVVAVVNTVVLYLHGHDKYPELGTAPGLQLRGPA; via the coding sequence ATGAGCGAGACCGCCGTCCCCGAGCCCGACGTCGCCGCTCCGGCGGCGTCGGCCGCCGGGGCCACCTCGGCCGGGCCGGCCGCCGGTCGCTCGATGGCGGAGTCCCTGCCGCGCTCGGTCCAGGTGTCCGCGGCGTGGTCGTGGCGCCTGGTCGTGATCGTCGCGGCCACGGCGGGCGCGCTCTGGCTCATCTCGTACTTCAAGGTGCTCGTGGTGGCGGTGCTGGTCGCGCTGCTGCTGTCGGTGCTGCTCGCGCCCGTCGCGACGTTCCTGCGCGAGCGCGCGCGGTTCCCCCGCGCCGTGGCGTCGGCCACCTCCGTCGTCGCGCTGCTCGGCGTCGTCGCGGGCCTGCTGACGCTGGCCGGGAACTCGATCGCGAACGGCTTCGCCGACCTCGCGAGCCAGGCCGAGGCCGGCATCGAGACCACGACGTCGTGGCTCGCGCAGGGCCCGCTGCAGCTCAGCGCGACCCAGATCGACGGGTTCGTCACCCAGATCTCGGACTCGCTGAGCGCCAACTCGTCCTCCCTGCTCTCGGGGGCCCTGTCGGTCACGACGACGCTCGGGCACGTCGCGACCGGCGCGCTCATCGCGCTGTTCTGCACGCTGTTCTTCCTGATCGACGGCGCGCGCGTGTGGGCGTGGCTCATCGGCCTGCTGCCGAACGAGGCCCGCGAGCCCACCCATCAGGCCGGCCGGCGCGGGCTGGTCGCGCTCGGCGCGTACACCCGCACCCAGATCCTGGTGGCGCTGGTCGACGCGGTCGGCATCGGCATCGGCGCCGCGATCCTGCAGGTGCCGCTCGCGCTGCCGCTCGCCACGCTGGTGTTCATCGGCTCGTTCATCCCGATCGTCGGTGCGCTCGTGACCGGGGCGGTGGCGGTGCTGGTCGCGCTTGTCGCGCACGGCCCGCTCGTCGCGCTGCTCATGTTCGCCGTCGTGCTGCTCGTGCAGCAGATCGAGGGCCACGTGCTCCAGCCGCTCCTGATGGGCCACGCGGTCTCGCTGCACCCGGTCGCGGTGATCCTCGCGGTCGCGGGCGGCACGATGGCGGCGGGGATCGTCGGCGCGCTGTTCGCGGTGCCCGTGGTCGCCGTGGTCAACACCGTCGTGCTGTACCTGCACGGGCACGACAAGTACCCCGAACTCGGGACCGCACCGGGGCTGCAGCTGCGGGGGCCCGCATGA
- a CDS encoding TetR/AcrR family transcriptional regulator, with protein MPRAGLTRQAVVELALAVVDDGGPHGFEALTLAAVAARAGVAVPSLYKHVAGLPDLRRAVVLACVAGMTEAVESPAAGLAGPPATRAMADAIRAFAHASPGRYLAAQLPTWADDPEAGEIRAAAAHSIEVIASSLRGLGIPAGREIDAIRALRAALHGFILFELTGGFRMADDVDESYRYLVTTLVAGLSRS; from the coding sequence GTGCCTAGGGCCGGGCTGACCCGGCAGGCGGTCGTCGAACTGGCCCTCGCGGTCGTGGACGACGGCGGCCCGCACGGCTTCGAGGCGCTCACCCTCGCCGCCGTCGCGGCGCGCGCGGGCGTCGCGGTGCCGAGCCTGTACAAGCACGTCGCGGGGCTGCCCGACCTGCGGCGCGCCGTCGTCCTCGCCTGCGTGGCTGGGATGACCGAGGCCGTCGAGTCACCCGCGGCGGGCCTGGCCGGACCGCCCGCGACGCGGGCGATGGCCGACGCGATCCGCGCGTTCGCGCACGCGTCGCCCGGGCGCTACCTCGCGGCGCAGCTGCCGACCTGGGCCGACGACCCGGAGGCCGGCGAGATCCGCGCGGCCGCCGCGCACTCGATCGAGGTGATCGCGTCGAGCCTGCGCGGGCTCGGCATCCCGGCCGGCCGCGAGATCGACGCGATCCGCGCGCTGCGCGCGGCGCTGCACGGCTTCATCCTGTTCGAGCTCACGGGCGGCTTCCGCATGGCCGACGACGTCGACGAGAGCTATCGCTACCTCGTCACCACCCTCGTCGCCGGGCTCTCGCGGAGCTAG
- the mca gene encoding mycothiol conjugate amidase Mca, with translation MSTEQLRLMAVHAHPDDESSKGAATMARYVDQGVDVLVVTCTGGERGDILNPQYPPVEGGAPAMQAIRRAEMAAAAAALGVTQRSLGFVDSGLPEGEPLPPLPSGCFALTPLEVAAAELVEVVREFRPHVMTTYDPSGGYPHPDHVMTHKVAVEAFEAAGDAARYPDRGEPWQPLKLYYNHGFSMLRMRAMHEAIVEAGGESPFGEWIESRQALDVPERAVTTQIDCAAWFGRRDDALRAHATQIDPDGFFFAIPREIEAETWPFEDFELAVSHVATTLPEDDLFAGIPGAGGRTDGA, from the coding sequence GTGAGCACAGAGCAGCTTCGGCTCATGGCCGTGCACGCCCATCCCGACGACGAGTCGAGCAAAGGCGCAGCGACCATGGCGCGCTACGTCGACCAGGGCGTCGACGTGCTCGTGGTCACCTGCACGGGCGGTGAGCGCGGCGACATCCTCAACCCGCAGTACCCGCCGGTCGAGGGCGGGGCGCCGGCGATGCAGGCGATCCGGCGCGCCGAGATGGCCGCCGCCGCGGCGGCGCTTGGGGTCACGCAGCGCTCGCTCGGCTTCGTCGACTCGGGCCTGCCCGAGGGGGAGCCGCTGCCCCCGTTGCCATCCGGCTGCTTCGCCCTGACCCCGCTCGAGGTCGCGGCGGCGGAACTCGTCGAGGTGGTCCGCGAGTTCCGCCCGCATGTCATGACGACCTACGACCCGAGCGGGGGCTATCCGCACCCGGACCACGTGATGACCCACAAGGTGGCGGTGGAGGCCTTCGAGGCCGCCGGCGACGCCGCGCGGTACCCGGACCGGGGCGAGCCCTGGCAGCCCCTCAAGCTCTACTACAACCACGGCTTCTCGATGCTCCGCATGCGCGCGATGCACGAGGCCATCGTCGAGGCCGGCGGCGAGTCGCCGTTCGGCGAGTGGATCGAGTCGCGGCAGGCGCTCGACGTCCCGGAGCGCGCCGTGACGACGCAGATCGACTGCGCCGCCTGGTTCGGGCGGCGCGACGACGCGCTGCGGGCGCACGCGACGCAGATCGACCCCGACGGCTTCTTCTTCGCGATCCCGCGCGAGATCGAGGCCGAGACCTGGCCGTTCGAGGATTTCGAGCTCGCGGTCTCGCACGTCGCCACGACCCTGCCGGAGGATGACCTGTTCGCCGGGATCCCGGGCGCCGGCGGCCGAACGGACGGCGCCTGA
- a CDS encoding nitroreductase/quinone reductase family protein: MVASRAARLAIRAHAAVFRLTGGRIGGRLGHLEQVLLTTTGRTTGASRTVPLAVTVVGERLVLIASDGGAAHDPAWFRNLVANPDVRLQRGAVSREMRARTAVGAERAELWRAAVANNAGYAGYQHRTEREIPVVVVEPR, encoded by the coding sequence ATGGTCGCCAGCCGCGCCGCCCGCCTCGCGATCCGCGCGCACGCCGCCGTCTTCAGGCTGACCGGCGGCCGGATCGGCGGCCGGCTGGGCCACCTCGAGCAGGTCCTGCTGACGACGACGGGCCGCACCACGGGCGCGTCCCGCACGGTGCCGCTCGCCGTCACGGTGGTCGGCGAGCGGCTCGTCCTGATCGCCTCGGACGGCGGCGCGGCGCACGACCCCGCGTGGTTCCGCAACCTCGTGGCGAATCCGGACGTCCGTCTGCAGCGCGGGGCTGTCAGCCGCGAGATGCGCGCCCGGACCGCCGTCGGGGCCGAGCGCGCCGAGCTCTGGCGCGCCGCCGTGGCCAACAACGCCGGCTACGCGGGCTACCAGCACAGGACCGAGCGGGAGATCCCTGTCGTCGTCGTCGAGCCCCGCTGA